The Chryseobacterium sp. LJ668 genome segment TTTAGCTGATTGACCTGATCTTTCATCAATGCCAATAGGGGAGATATTACTAAACAAACACCTTCTCGTAGTAAGGCGGGAAGCTGATAACACAGTGATTTTCCTGCCCCTGTTGGTAAAAGTACCAAAGTATCATTTCCAGTGATTACAGAATCGATAATGTCACCTTGAGAATCTCTAAAGGTATCATAACCCCAAAAATACTTGAGGGTTTTATTTTTCAGTTCCTGAAAATCATGAGAAGAAATCATAACGTAAAAATATAGAAACTAATTTAACAAAAAAAGTCACGCAATGCGTGACTTTTATTCTATATAAGCGGTTTATTATTTTGCTTCGAAATAAACCCTTCTGTTTGCTCTGTTTTTCCATTCAGGACATTTAGTAGCAGGTTCACACTCTGGGTATTTAAGATCTTTCTCGCCTCTACCTACGGCATTTAGCTTAGAAGATTCTACACCGTTTTTGATCAGATAATTTTTAACACTATTTGCTCTTCTTTCGGATAGTTTTTGATTATAGTCGTCGCTAGCTCTTGTATCTGTAGCTCCAATCACTGTATAAGATCCACTAGAAGAATTGATATAGCTTACAGCGTTGTTTAAGATAGGTGTATTTGAAGGTAAAATTCTGTCAGAATTTAAATCAAATTCAATTCCTGCCATTTCCATTACTGTTTCTATTGGTCCTTCTGGTGTACCAGAAACAGTTTGATTAACAGGACAGCCATTATTTTCAACCGGTCCCGGAACTGTTACACATCTATCGTAAAGATCGATTACGCCATCCAAATCTGCGTCAAGAGCTACACCTGCACCATCCACTCTTGCACCTGCAGGAGTATCCAGTTGTCTGTCCCAATCATCACAAACTCCGTCATTATCAGCATCACCTTTCTTACAAACTTCGATATCCTGATTTTTGTCAGCCAAAACATCTAATTTATAATAAATTTCCTGTAATGGATCGTGCCACATCAAGTGAGATTCATGTTTTCCTAATTTTAATGATAGACCTAAAGTCGCATTGAAAAAGTTGTCAGAAACCTGATCTTCTCTTCTGTTGATAGCACTGTACTGATCACCGCCACCGTCGAATTGATCGTCTCCTGTGTAAACATACATTAGTCTGGTTTCAAGATCAATTCTTCTGTTTACTTTAAATTTAAGTCCTGCTCCAGCTTGTCCAAAGAATGAACCAAATTTAAAAGGTTTGATCTCAGTCATTAATCGTTGACCGCTATCATCTTTTAAATACGATTTATAAGCTAATGTTCCTACACC includes the following:
- a CDS encoding OmpA family protein; the encoded protein is MKLSLAIVAFALAVPTVAFAQDSIAVVSNEGYPNTFSSGSANISPFTQQSKRFNDWAVSFGAGVPLVQSADLTSIKNGNGKNLFGYSAYLSVDKAITHAFGINLQYDRGETRQGWFNTKDAAPSNAAANRQEGARTQYDAISILGDINFSNLLRRVDNKSTFRWALHGYAGVGTLAYKSYLKDDSGQRLMTEIKPFKFGSFFGQAGAGLKFKVNRRIDLETRLMYVYTGDDQFDGGGDQYSAINRREDQVSDNFFNATLGLSLKLGKHESHLMWHDPLQEIYYKLDVLADKNQDIEVCKKGDADNDGVCDDWDRQLDTPAGARVDGAGVALDADLDGVIDLYDRCVTVPGPVENNGCPVNQTVSGTPEGPIETVMEMAGIEFDLNSDRILPSNTPILNNAVSYINSSSGSYTVIGATDTRASDDYNQKLSERRANSVKNYLIKNGVESSKLNAVGRGEKDLKYPECEPATKCPEWKNRANRRVYFEAK